From the genome of Deltaproteobacteria bacterium, one region includes:
- a CDS encoding transposase produces the protein MLRVAGSESAHDEVDGRSLLDEIAREGARRMLVAALETEVAAYLDAHRDERDDEGHALVVRNGKGRTRKITLGAGTIPVSAPRVNDRRTDYHGERRRFTSRILPPYMRRSPKVAEVLAVLYLRGLSTGDFREALAALLGDDAAGLSATNIARLTNEWETEYRAFQQRSLADCDYVYVWVDGVHFNVRLEDDRLCTLVMIGARADGTKELIAVEDGYRESAESWKTVHAAEHRIRTKGGGMAKNHPVAATGGRRGRDRARSNRTLDRRHREAVFRRLR, from the coding sequence ATGCTGAGGGTCGCGGGAAGCGAGTCGGCGCATGACGAGGTGGACGGGCGATCCCTGCTCGACGAGATTGCCCGCGAGGGAGCCCGGCGGATGCTCGTGGCGGCGCTGGAGACCGAGGTCGCCGCCTATCTGGACGCGCACCGCGACGAACGCGACGACGAGGGCCACGCCTTGGTGGTCCGGAACGGCAAGGGTCGTACCCGAAAGATCACGCTCGGAGCTGGGACGATCCCCGTGAGCGCGCCCCGTGTGAACGACCGGCGGACCGATTACCATGGTGAACGGCGCCGCTTCACGAGCCGCATCCTGCCGCCGTACATGCGCCGTTCCCCGAAGGTCGCCGAGGTGTTGGCGGTGCTCTACTTGCGCGGCCTCTCCACGGGCGACTTCCGCGAGGCGCTCGCGGCGCTGCTCGGGGACGATGCCGCCGGGTTGTCCGCCACGAACATCGCGCGGCTCACCAACGAATGGGAGACGGAGTACCGCGCCTTCCAGCAGCGGAGCCTCGCCGACTGCGACTACGTGTACGTCTGGGTCGATGGCGTCCACTTCAACGTCCGCCTGGAAGACGACCGCCTCTGCACGCTCGTGATGATCGGCGCGCGGGCCGACGGCACGAAGGAGCTGATCGCCGTCGAGGATGGCTACCGCGAAAGCGCCGAAAGCTGGAAGACGGTGCACGCGGCTGAACATCGGATTCGGACAAAAGGCGGCGGGATGGCAAAGAACCACCCCGTGGCAGCTACGGGAGGAAGGCGAGGTCGAGATCGGGCGCGGTCCAATAGGACGCTGGATCGCCGCCATCGGGAGGCAGTATTCCGCCGACTCCGGTAA
- a CDS encoding AbrB/MazE/SpoVT family DNA-binding domain-containing protein, producing MIVKITSKRQVTFPARVLKALGVGPGDRLELEEAAQGFVLRARRIDPSRLAPLRSKLRTRRPPFDLKTFREEKRDPALRD from the coding sequence ATGATCGTGAAGATCACCAGCAAGCGGCAAGTCACCTTTCCGGCCCGCGTCCTGAAGGCGTTGGGGGTCGGCCCCGGCGACCGTTTGGAGCTCGAAGAGGCGGCTCAGGGCTTCGTGCTGCGAGCACGCCGTATCGACCCGTCGCGGTTGGCGCCGCTCCGTTCGAAGCTGCGCACCCGAAGGCCCCCATTCGATCTGAAGACGTTCCGCGAGGAGAAGCGTGACCCCGCACTTCGGGATTGA
- a CDS encoding PIN domain-containing protein produces the protein MTPHFGIDTSILVRLLTGDPPKAFERCVRVLMRLIEQEEAEIVASNQVIGEAYVALQHHYGVSKGDARLALETVLRSGMVAPLNGAEVFAALRTQGGCGLVDRLIADDYQRRDVETLTVDARMARLLHARRL, from the coding sequence GTGACCCCGCACTTCGGGATTGATACCTCGATTCTCGTGCGGTTGCTGACGGGTGATCCACCGAAGGCCTTCGAGCGCTGTGTTCGGGTGCTCATGCGGCTCATCGAGCAAGAGGAAGCAGAGATCGTTGCTTCGAATCAGGTCATCGGAGAGGCGTACGTCGCACTCCAGCATCACTACGGAGTCTCGAAGGGCGATGCGCGGCTCGCACTAGAGACCGTCCTACGCAGCGGTATGGTCGCGCCGTTGAACGGTGCCGAAGTGTTCGCCGCCCTCAGAACGCAGGGCGGCTGCGGCCTCGTCGATCGTCTGATCGCCGACGACTATCAGCGTCGAGACGTCGAGACGCTGACGGTCGATGCTCGGATGGCTCGCTTGCTGCACGCCCGCAGGCTGTAA
- a CDS encoding SPFH domain-containing protein: MAQVPATVAGGANVTRLIWLGVVVAAFGVAYSSCTTYVAPNEVGILESRLVGPTGIREKMYPGGRLYFLMIGQTMHRFPTDLQVLELTSYRDESNARNARVEAPVEVNTSDGSKVVLDVTVLYRIEDPFSVMQQAGPGRLFESTAVIPKTIAALKKNLGEMVAEDFYNVKVRSQRAEKALAQVHMELKEKGIAVDHVLLRQYYYNHDYQQQIEEKKVQDQLKFTRASEAEAAKELAKKQEIEATGRAKVEVETQRGNAEVTKIQAEADAYRRKRVADADLLVQLANAQGAELENRAYQGGGSENLVGMKMAEVLEGVETVLVPSGGKGGMNPLDLNQALRLFDVAPEAGAQGVKP; the protein is encoded by the coding sequence ATGGCGCAGGTTCCGGCGACCGTCGCGGGCGGAGCGAACGTCACGCGGCTGATCTGGCTCGGGGTGGTCGTGGCGGCCTTCGGGGTCGCCTACAGCTCGTGCACGACCTACGTCGCGCCGAACGAGGTCGGCATCCTCGAGAGCCGGCTCGTCGGGCCGACGGGCATTCGCGAGAAGATGTACCCGGGCGGACGGCTCTATTTCCTGATGATCGGGCAGACGATGCACCGCTTCCCGACCGATCTGCAGGTGCTCGAGCTCACGAGCTACCGTGACGAGTCGAACGCGCGCAACGCGCGGGTCGAGGCGCCGGTCGAGGTCAACACGTCCGACGGCTCGAAGGTCGTCCTCGACGTGACCGTGCTCTACCGCATCGAGGACCCGTTCTCGGTGATGCAGCAAGCGGGGCCGGGCCGCCTCTTCGAGTCGACGGCCGTCATCCCGAAGACGATCGCCGCCCTCAAGAAGAACCTCGGCGAGATGGTGGCGGAGGATTTCTACAACGTGAAGGTGCGCTCGCAGCGGGCCGAGAAGGCGCTCGCGCAGGTGCACATGGAGCTCAAGGAGAAGGGCATCGCCGTCGACCATGTGCTTCTGCGCCAGTACTACTACAACCACGACTACCAGCAGCAGATCGAGGAGAAGAAGGTCCAGGACCAGCTGAAGTTCACGCGCGCGTCCGAGGCCGAAGCGGCAAAGGAGCTCGCGAAGAAGCAGGAGATCGAAGCGACCGGCCGCGCCAAGGTCGAGGTCGAGACCCAGCGCGGCAACGCCGAGGTGACCAAGATCCAGGCCGAGGCCGACGCCTATCGGCGCAAGCGGGTCGCCGACGCCGACCTCCTGGTGCAGCTCGCCAACGCGCAGGGCGCGGAGCTCGAGAACCGCGCCTATCAGGGCGGCGGCTCCGAGAACCTGGTCGGCATGAAGATGGCGGAGGTGCTGGAGGGCGTCGAGACGGTGCTGGTGCCGTCGGGAGGGAAGGGCGGCATGAACCCGCTCGATCTGAACCAGGCGCTCCGGCTCTTCGACGTCGCGCCGGAGGCCGGCGCGCAGGGGGTGAAGCCGTGA
- a CDS encoding prohibitin family protein, with translation MSGRTHGTDAGVARAPATCRRQGASPRARALALGVVALVASGCYRSTGSTEVGIKIGKLFGADEVVAPGRTVIVIPVVHDWYVFDTKTQTVQMKEQGKGSGEDDALDFKTRDGNDVSVDVTVLYHVDPVKAPHVLRHVAYDVDEVRTVLVRPLARSIPRDSLNELSSEEFYDSDLRAAKEEQALANLRRALEPYGLICERVVLGNYRFHKNYQAAIDQKKVADQTVNKNRSAAEAAVKEWERELETTKGLVGQLLATERGKAQQVTLQTDAYYEAKKLEAEAIVAEKAAKAQGITKMKEAMAGAGGRTMVKLRIADALKGKRIVQFPTSDSAINLQQTDVNRFLESAGMRPGQ, from the coding sequence GTGAGCGGCCGCACGCACGGTACGGACGCGGGCGTCGCGCGCGCTCCGGCCACGTGCCGGCGGCAGGGCGCTTCCCCCCGGGCGCGGGCGCTGGCGCTCGGCGTGGTCGCGCTCGTCGCGAGCGGCTGCTACCGCTCGACGGGCTCGACCGAGGTCGGCATCAAGATCGGCAAGCTCTTCGGCGCCGACGAGGTCGTGGCGCCGGGCCGTACGGTGATCGTCATCCCGGTCGTCCACGACTGGTACGTCTTCGACACCAAGACGCAGACGGTCCAGATGAAGGAGCAGGGCAAGGGCAGCGGGGAAGACGACGCCCTCGACTTCAAGACCCGCGACGGCAACGACGTGAGCGTCGACGTGACGGTGCTCTATCACGTCGATCCGGTGAAGGCGCCGCACGTCCTGCGGCACGTCGCCTATGACGTCGACGAGGTGCGGACCGTGCTCGTGCGCCCGCTCGCGCGCTCGATCCCGCGCGACTCGCTGAACGAGCTCTCGTCCGAGGAGTTCTACGATTCCGACCTCCGCGCCGCGAAAGAAGAACAAGCCCTCGCCAATCTCAGGCGCGCGCTCGAGCCGTACGGGCTCATCTGCGAGCGGGTGGTCCTCGGCAACTATCGCTTCCACAAGAACTACCAGGCGGCCATCGACCAGAAGAAGGTCGCCGACCAGACCGTCAACAAGAACCGCTCCGCCGCCGAAGCGGCGGTGAAGGAGTGGGAGCGCGAGCTCGAGACGACCAAAGGGCTGGTGGGGCAGCTGCTCGCGACCGAGCGCGGCAAGGCACAGCAAGTGACGTTGCAGACCGATGCCTACTACGAGGCGAAGAAGCTCGAGGCCGAGGCCATCGTCGCCGAGAAGGCCGCGAAAGCACAGGGCATCACCAAGATGAAGGAGGCGATGGCCGGGGCCGGCGGCCGGACGATGGTGAAGCTCCGCATCGCCGACGCGCTCAAGGGGAAGCGCATCGTCCAGTTCCCGACCTCGGACTCGGCGATCAACCTCCAGCAGACCGACGTGAACCGTTTCCTCGAATCGGCGGGGATGCGTCCGGGGCAGTAG
- a CDS encoding hemolysin III family protein → MDAVDRLCLGRMQNPVRGFLHGSAAMLSMAGGAVLWRASEGDVAMRLALLVFAASLVGLYTVSSLYHSFPWRAEWKRRMQRLDHSMIYVLVAGTYTPIALAILDGWLLAAALAATWGITIVGVAQKVFWPQVPHGVSITLQIVQGWLALPFIGEVARTLPPGALWLVVLGGLSYTVGAVFFVTRRPRLWPHVFSYHEVFHVCVVAGSALHYAAILGYVARFPGA, encoded by the coding sequence ATGGACGCCGTCGACCGCCTCTGTCTCGGACGCATGCAGAACCCCGTCCGCGGCTTTCTGCACGGGTCGGCGGCGATGCTTTCGATGGCCGGTGGCGCGGTCCTGTGGCGCGCCTCCGAGGGCGACGTCGCGATGCGGCTGGCGCTCCTCGTCTTCGCGGCGAGCCTCGTCGGGCTCTACACCGTGAGCAGCCTCTACCATTCGTTTCCGTGGCGGGCGGAGTGGAAGCGGCGCATGCAGCGGCTCGACCATTCGATGATCTACGTGCTCGTCGCCGGCACCTACACGCCGATCGCGCTCGCCATCCTCGACGGGTGGCTGCTCGCGGCGGCGCTCGCGGCGACCTGGGGCATCACGATCGTCGGCGTTGCGCAGAAGGTCTTCTGGCCGCAGGTGCCGCACGGTGTGTCGATTACGCTGCAGATCGTCCAGGGCTGGCTCGCGCTCCCCTTCATCGGCGAGGTCGCCCGGACGCTGCCGCCGGGCGCCCTCTGGCTCGTGGTGCTCGGCGGCCTCTCGTACACCGTGGGCGCGGTTTTCTTCGTGACGCGCCGGCCGCGCCTCTGGCCGCACGTGTTCTCGTACCACGAGGTCTTCCACGTCTGCGTCGTCGCCGGGAGCGCGCTCCACTACGCGGCGATCCTCGGCTACGTGGCGCGCTTTCCGGGCGCGTGA
- a CDS encoding Uma2 family endonuclease, translating to MKPARKPARYDDLLDVPDTKVGEIIDGELIVSPRPASPHARAASVMGGDLSGAFDRPPGDRGNPGGWWLLDEPELHFGDDVLVPDQAGWRRERMPKLPNVAAFTEAPDWVCEVISPSTGRIDRGHKMRVYAREGVGHLWLVDPLLRSIEVYRLRDGGWVIATVHAGDAPARLAPFDAIELDVSRWWLETA from the coding sequence GTGAAGCCCGCCCGCAAGCCGGCCCGCTACGACGACCTCCTCGACGTTCCCGACACCAAGGTCGGGGAGATCATCGACGGCGAGCTGATCGTGTCGCCGCGGCCGGCGTCGCCTCACGCGCGCGCGGCGTCCGTGATGGGCGGGGACCTGAGCGGGGCGTTCGACCGGCCCCCGGGCGATCGGGGAAATCCGGGGGGATGGTGGCTCCTGGACGAGCCGGAGCTGCATTTCGGAGACGACGTGCTCGTGCCCGACCAGGCGGGCTGGCGCCGCGAGCGCATGCCGAAGCTGCCGAACGTCGCGGCCTTCACCGAGGCTCCCGACTGGGTCTGCGAAGTGATTTCGCCGAGCACGGGCAGGATCGACCGTGGCCACAAGATGCGCGTCTACGCGCGCGAGGGCGTCGGGCACCTCTGGCTCGTCGATCCCTTGCTCCGCTCGATCGAGGTCTATCGCCTGCGCGACGGCGGGTGGGTGATCGCCACCGTCCACGCGGGTGACGCGCCGGCGCGCCTCGCGCCCTTCGACGCGATCGAGCTCGACGTCTCCCGCTGGTGGCTCGAGACCGCGTGA
- a CDS encoding NADH-quinone oxidoreductase subunit A: protein MMLGLGWLVRPQNPGAAKLSSYECGEPATGSAWINFNIRFYLVALVFVVFDVELAFMYPVMAVFKRWVADGRGLAALGEILLFVGVLAVGLVYVWAKRDLEWVKGSPAEPGSGTDFRRAA, encoded by the coding sequence ATGATGCTCGGACTCGGGTGGCTCGTACGCCCGCAGAACCCCGGAGCGGCGAAGCTCTCGAGCTACGAGTGCGGCGAGCCGGCGACCGGTAGCGCCTGGATCAACTTCAACATCCGCTTCTATCTCGTGGCGCTCGTGTTCGTGGTCTTCGACGTGGAGCTGGCGTTCATGTACCCCGTCATGGCCGTCTTCAAGCGCTGGGTCGCCGACGGGCGCGGTCTCGCGGCGCTCGGCGAGATTCTCCTCTTCGTCGGGGTCCTCGCGGTCGGTCTCGTCTACGTCTGGGCCAAGCGCGACCTCGAGTGGGTGAAGGGGTCGCCCGCCGAGCCGGGCTCCGGCACGGACTTCCGGCGCGCGGCTTGA
- the nuoB gene encoding NADH-quinone oxidoreductase subunit NuoB gives MSLMNTMPEFMVTTQVDAMLNWTRKSSLWYMLFGLACCAIELMQTGGPRADLDRFGAVPRATPRQSDLMIIAGTLTLKMALRTKLLYDQMPDPKYVISMGSCSNCGGLFQLAYSVCDGVDKVLPVDVYVPGCPPRPEALTQGILLLQEKMMGEKWLVRGEALGTRA, from the coding sequence ATGTCGCTGATGAACACGATGCCCGAGTTCATGGTCACGACGCAGGTCGACGCCATGCTCAACTGGACCCGGAAATCGTCGCTCTGGTACATGCTCTTCGGGCTCGCCTGTTGCGCGATCGAGCTGATGCAGACGGGTGGCCCGCGCGCCGACCTCGACCGCTTCGGCGCCGTGCCGCGCGCGACCCCGCGGCAATCGGATCTCATGATCATCGCCGGCACGCTCACCTTGAAGATGGCGCTCCGCACGAAGCTCCTCTACGACCAGATGCCCGATCCGAAGTACGTCATCTCGATGGGCAGCTGCTCGAATTGCGGCGGCCTCTTCCAGCTCGCGTACTCCGTGTGCGACGGCGTGGACAAGGTGTTGCCGGTCGATGTCTACGTGCCGGGCTGCCCGCCGCGCCCCGAGGCTCTCACGCAGGGCATCCTGCTCCTGCAGGAGAAGATGATGGGCGAGAAGTGGCTCGTCCGCGGCGAAGCCCTCGGGACCCGGGCCTGA
- a CDS encoding NADH-quinone oxidoreductase subunit C — translation MDATAIHEALVACFPGAIGGLETAGDPAVRVRPADVLAVATHLKADPALAFDCLSNQSGVDQPKRDQIEIVYHLFSYAHGHALAMKVGVPRDNPRLATVSTVWRAAIWQEREIFDLLGVDFLGHPDLRRILLPEDWVGHPLRKDYVEPTEYHGISTKRESLL, via the coding sequence GTGGACGCGACCGCGATACACGAGGCGCTCGTCGCCTGCTTTCCGGGCGCCATCGGGGGGCTCGAGACGGCCGGCGACCCCGCGGTGCGGGTGCGACCGGCCGACGTCCTCGCCGTTGCGACCCACCTCAAGGCCGATCCGGCCCTCGCGTTCGACTGCCTCTCGAACCAGAGCGGCGTCGATCAGCCCAAGCGCGACCAGATCGAGATCGTGTACCACCTCTTTTCGTACGCGCACGGCCACGCGCTCGCGATGAAAGTCGGGGTGCCGCGCGACAACCCGCGGCTCGCCACGGTCTCGACGGTCTGGCGCGCGGCGATCTGGCAGGAGCGCGAGATCTTCGACCTCCTCGGCGTCGACTTCCTCGGCCATCCCGACCTCCGCCGCATCCTGCTGCCGGAGGACTGGGTGGGCCACCCGCTCCGCAAGGACTACGTCGAGCCGACCGAGTACCACGGCATCAGCACCAAGCGGGAGAGCCTCCTGTGA